Proteins encoded within one genomic window of Pirellulales bacterium:
- a CDS encoding DHA2 family efflux MFS transporter permease subunit: MSTTGASASGAAGAGIAAPSSAARSLKPVHLTAIPRGINPWLVALAVVIPTFMEVLDTTIANVALRYIAGGLSAPETDSEWVITSYLAANAIILPISGWLGTRLGRRNYFLFSIALFTFASAMCGMATSLNMLILFRVVQGLAGGGLQPSSQAVLLDAFPPEKQGQAMTIFGIAALLAPVVGPTLGGYITDNYGWRWIFYLNLPVGLFALAMCYALVVDPDYLKAATARLKKLPLQFDTIGLCLLSITMVSWEIMLSKGQEWDWLGDPFYRVQTLLALFVLGLGGLIWRELKIRNPLINFRTLLDRNFRACCIIIFCAYGVLYANTTQLPGLLQSLFGYDATTSGLVLSPAGVFAIMTLLVVGVLLTRGVDARILMGCGLAVLAIGNFWMSRLNLGVGPWQVVWPRVVLIVGLSMLFAPLNVAAFVYIPREMRGAAVGLLALLRNEGGSVGTSVAQTILERREQFHTLRLNENLDPLNPAVTQWLHNAQQLFMQQTGDPAASRQMAQQALQNLRDQQADALSYFDVFWVSAVIAACLVFLVLLMRRSAAEKGAHIAAD; encoded by the coding sequence ATGAGCACCACGGGGGCTAGCGCATCGGGCGCCGCTGGGGCGGGCATTGCTGCGCCGAGCAGCGCGGCAAGGTCCCTGAAGCCCGTCCACCTCACCGCCATTCCGCGCGGCATCAACCCGTGGCTCGTGGCGCTGGCGGTGGTGATCCCGACGTTCATGGAAGTTCTCGACACGACGATCGCCAATGTCGCCTTGCGCTATATCGCCGGCGGCTTGTCGGCCCCCGAAACCGACAGCGAATGGGTGATCACCAGCTACCTTGCGGCGAACGCAATCATCTTGCCGATTTCCGGCTGGCTGGGCACTCGGCTCGGGCGGCGGAACTACTTTCTGTTTTCGATTGCCCTGTTCACGTTCGCCTCGGCGATGTGCGGCATGGCCACCAGCTTGAACATGCTGATCTTATTTCGCGTGGTGCAAGGGCTGGCCGGCGGCGGCTTGCAGCCATCGAGCCAAGCCGTGTTGCTCGATGCGTTTCCGCCGGAAAAACAGGGCCAGGCGATGACGATCTTCGGAATCGCCGCCCTGCTGGCCCCGGTGGTCGGGCCGACGCTCGGCGGCTACATCACCGACAACTACGGCTGGCGATGGATTTTCTACCTGAATCTGCCGGTCGGCTTGTTCGCCCTGGCCATGTGCTACGCTCTGGTGGTCGATCCCGATTATCTGAAAGCCGCGACGGCCCGGCTCAAAAAACTGCCGCTCCAATTCGATACGATCGGGCTCTGCTTGTTGAGCATCACGATGGTTTCGTGGGAGATCATGCTCAGCAAGGGGCAGGAATGGGACTGGCTCGGCGATCCGTTTTATCGCGTGCAAACGCTGTTGGCGCTCTTCGTGCTTGGGCTCGGCGGATTGATCTGGCGCGAACTGAAGATTCGCAATCCGCTGATCAATTTTCGAACGCTTTTGGATCGCAATTTTCGCGCCTGTTGCATCATCATCTTCTGCGCCTACGGCGTGCTGTATGCCAACACCACGCAGCTCCCCGGCCTGCTGCAATCGCTCTTCGGCTACGACGCGACCACCTCGGGCCTCGTTCTATCGCCGGCGGGCGTGTTTGCCATTATGACGCTGTTGGTTGTCGGCGTGCTGCTGACTCGCGGCGTCGATGCGCGCATTCTGATGGGCTGCGGATTGGCGGTATTGGCGATCGGGAATTTCTGGATGTCGCGGTTGAATCTCGGCGTTGGACCGTGGCAGGTCGTTTGGCCGCGCGTGGTCTTGATTGTCGGGCTTTCGATGCTGTTCGCGCCGCTGAACGTGGCGGCCTTTGTTTATATTCCGCGCGAGATGCGCGGGGCGGCGGTCGGGCTGTTGGCCTTGCTGCGCAACGAAGGGGGCAGCGTCGGCACGTCGGTGGCTCAAACCATCCTCGAACGCCGCGAGCAATTTCATACGCTGCGGCTGAACGAAAACCTCGACCCGCTGAATCCGGCCGTCACGCAATGGTTGCACAATGCCCAGCAACTCTTCATGCAGCAGACGGGCGATCCAGCGGCGTCACGCCAAATGGCCCAGCAAGCGCTCCAAAATCTGCGCGACCAGCAGGCCGATGCCCTGTCGTATTTCGACGTCTTCTGGGTTTCGGCCGTGATCGCGGCGTGCCTTGTTTTTCTCGTGTTGCTGATGCGCCGCTCGGCCGCCGAAAAAGGCGCTCACATCGCCGCCGATTGA
- a CDS encoding HlyD family secretion protein, producing the protein MRPLKAVVSRKGANMADQQLVVEHSAGEPTADNPVASAAPPALPPHESGSRRRRIWIVAISIAVLILAVVFGAPLVARMINTVSTDDAYVNGHVTFVAPRVAGQVAKVLVDDNDHVRKGDLLVQLDKQPYQVIVDQKKAALAVAKSNVTVAEDEVRAMVGQARAARFKLDHAIEDVNNQIAVLRASVAGVQTSRAKLALAQSDYQRALELQKTPGAISQQDVDARREALDTAEATLKQTLEQVYQIRASLGLPMQPAKGEDLTSVPADLDQTFSSVRSAMYAMLQTVAPLGIIPSSYTLTPKQVLAEFYARDPSGNFDQIIAKIIKKAPAIKLAESQLMVAQSDLDQAELNLSYCDVLAEIDGVITRRQVNPGDNLVVGQSVMALRSLTEIWIDANFKETQLARLRIGQPADLDVDMYGSHKMFKGRIQGFTMGTGSTLAVLPAENATGNFVKVVQRLPVRIELTDYDPEKVPLFVGLSVTPYVYINEKPTGPDAGKVLRPISELPERPLKTQLPPIKPELPPITPELPPVKPEKQP; encoded by the coding sequence ATGCGACCGCTAAAGGCGGTGGTCTCGCGAAAAGGAGCCAACATGGCCGATCAGCAGCTTGTCGTCGAACACTCGGCTGGCGAGCCCACAGCCGACAATCCCGTCGCGAGCGCCGCTCCGCCGGCGCTGCCGCCGCACGAATCTGGATCGCGCCGCCGGCGAATCTGGATCGTGGCCATCTCGATCGCAGTGCTCATTCTGGCCGTCGTCTTCGGCGCTCCGCTGGTCGCGCGGATGATCAACACGGTTTCGACCGACGACGCGTATGTCAACGGACACGTGACGTTCGTCGCGCCCCGCGTCGCCGGCCAGGTCGCCAAAGTGCTGGTCGACGACAACGATCACGTCCGTAAGGGCGATCTCTTGGTGCAACTCGACAAGCAGCCTTATCAGGTGATCGTCGATCAAAAGAAAGCGGCGCTGGCGGTCGCCAAATCGAATGTCACGGTGGCGGAAGATGAGGTGCGGGCCATGGTCGGGCAGGCACGGGCCGCCCGGTTCAAGCTCGATCATGCCATCGAAGACGTGAACAATCAGATCGCCGTGCTGCGGGCAAGCGTCGCCGGGGTGCAAACATCGCGGGCAAAGCTGGCCCTGGCGCAGTCCGACTATCAGCGGGCTCTGGAATTACAAAAAACTCCCGGCGCGATCAGCCAACAAGATGTCGACGCGCGTCGCGAGGCCCTCGACACCGCCGAGGCGACGCTCAAGCAAACGCTCGAACAGGTGTACCAGATTCGCGCGAGCCTCGGCTTGCCGATGCAACCTGCGAAGGGCGAAGATCTCACCTCGGTGCCTGCCGATTTGGATCAGACCTTTTCCTCGGTGCGGTCGGCGATGTATGCGATGTTGCAAACCGTCGCCCCGCTCGGAATCATCCCCTCGTCGTATACGCTGACGCCGAAGCAAGTGCTCGCGGAATTTTATGCCCGCGACCCGAGCGGCAACTTCGATCAAATCATTGCCAAAATCATCAAGAAAGCGCCCGCGATCAAATTGGCCGAGTCGCAGCTGATGGTGGCCCAAAGCGATTTGGACCAAGCCGAGCTAAACCTCAGCTATTGCGACGTGCTCGCCGAGATCGATGGCGTCATCACGCGGCGGCAGGTGAACCCGGGCGATAACTTGGTCGTCGGGCAAAGCGTGATGGCGCTGCGCTCGCTGACGGAGATTTGGATCGACGCGAATTTCAAGGAAACGCAGCTCGCCCGCCTGCGCATCGGCCAACCTGCGGATCTGGATGTCGACATGTATGGCAGCCACAAGATGTTCAAAGGGCGAATTCAAGGATTCACGATGGGCACCGGTTCGACATTGGCCGTTTTGCCCGCCGAAAACGCGACGGGCAATTTCGTCAAAGTCGTCCAGCGGCTCCCGGTGCGTATCGAGTTGACGGACTACGATCCCGAAAAAGTGCCGCTGTTCGTCGGCCTGTCGGTCACGCCGTATGTCTACATCAATGAGAAGCCCACCGGGCCGGACGCCGGCAAAGTGTTGCGGCCCATTTCGGAATTGCCCGAGCGGCCGCTCAAGACGCAGCTTCCGCCGATCAAGCCCGAGCTTCCGCCTATCACGCCCGAACTTCCGCCGGTCAAGCCGGAAAAGCAACCATGA
- a CDS encoding DUF502 domain-containing protein, giving the protein MLPDQPATSPIVVPRRHRPLRGALIRGLGVLLPPLLTIVILVWIWQTVKSYVLQPVTAEISSMITWSVQDIRTELPGAKPTDQEGVYLWHGVRYRELEDREFVPLDVYAVALRGLGSNPPPTTGWGVYRRYVETEYMRPIVVVPVFLVVFVALMYVLGSLVAAEVGQAVWHYFEHAITHLPVVRGVYGAAKQLTDYLLTEKPLEFSRVVAFEHPARGQWQIGFVASEGFAEIRQLAGEPVFAVLVHVNPIPVSGYIRLVPKSQMMDLDMTVDQAIHYIVSFGVVLPPQQIPQLTSNVPALPSAADSVPSPQR; this is encoded by the coding sequence ATGCTTCCCGATCAGCCCGCAACATCGCCGATCGTCGTGCCGCGGCGGCATCGGCCGCTGCGCGGCGCGTTGATTCGCGGCTTGGGCGTGTTGCTGCCTCCGCTGTTGACGATCGTGATCCTGGTTTGGATCTGGCAGACTGTGAAGTCGTATGTGTTGCAGCCGGTTACGGCCGAAATCTCCTCCATGATCACCTGGTCGGTGCAAGACATTCGCACCGAATTGCCCGGCGCCAAGCCGACGGATCAGGAAGGCGTCTATCTGTGGCATGGCGTGCGCTATCGCGAACTGGAAGATCGCGAATTCGTGCCGCTGGATGTGTACGCCGTTGCGCTGCGCGGATTGGGGTCGAATCCGCCGCCGACGACCGGCTGGGGCGTATACCGCCGTTATGTCGAAACCGAGTACATGCGGCCGATCGTGGTCGTGCCGGTTTTCTTGGTCGTGTTCGTGGCGCTGATGTATGTGCTGGGCAGCCTTGTCGCCGCGGAAGTGGGGCAGGCGGTGTGGCATTATTTCGAGCATGCGATAACGCACCTGCCGGTGGTTCGCGGCGTCTACGGGGCGGCCAAACAACTCACCGACTATCTGCTCACCGAGAAGCCGCTGGAATTCAGCCGCGTCGTGGCATTCGAGCATCCGGCGCGCGGGCAGTGGCAAATCGGCTTCGTCGCCAGCGAAGGCTTTGCCGAGATTCGCCAATTGGCAGGCGAACCGGTTTTCGCCGTGTTGGTGCACGTGAATCCGATTCCGGTGAGCGGCTATATCCGGCTCGTGCCCAAGAGCCAGATGATGGACCTCGATATGACCGTCGACCAGGCGATCCACTACATCGTCAGTTTCGGCGTGGTCCTGCCGCCGCAGCAGATTCCGCAACTCACGTCAAACGTTCCGGCACTTCCCTCCGCCGCCGACAGCGTTCCGAGCCCGCAGCGCTAG